One window from the genome of Oryctolagus cuniculus chromosome 1, mOryCun1.1, whole genome shotgun sequence encodes:
- the LOC138845421 gene encoding uncharacterized protein, with translation MSPTAPLVSAQPETSMQRKSLDWFHRPFKKRT, from the coding sequence ATGTCACCTACGGCCCCCTTGGTCTCAGCCCAGCCAGAAACTTCCATGCAAAGGAAGAGCCTGGATTGGTTTCACAGGCCTTTTAAAAAGCGGACTTAA